From the genome of Anaerolineae bacterium, one region includes:
- a CDS encoding DUF1858 domain-containing protein, with amino-acid sequence MEHPPLTGDLTVAEVLARWPQAVQVFFRHRMACVGCTMAPFDTIADVTAIYGLPMNCFLSELQQAIQTREARL; translated from the coding sequence ATGGAGCATCCACCGCTGACAGGCGATCTCACTGTAGCCGAAGTGTTAGCCCGCTGGCCCCAGGCGGTTCAGGTTTTCTTCCGCCATCGCATGGCCTGCGTTGGCTGCACGATGGCTCCCTTTGACACAATCGCGGACGTGACAGCGATCTACGGGTTACCCATGAATTGCTTCCTGAGCGAGCTACAGCAAGCCATCCAAACGAGAGAGGCGAGGCTATGA
- a CDS encoding hemerythrin domain-containing protein, producing MSAVSQAIRHHHRELVNTLTSQVAAIAEGRPEADPTAFAAFLKHELLPHAVGEERHLYPAVDPLVKAHGKATATMSVDHEFIENYIHQIGEAAEAWRDADESRRGEVEGRLRRLALQLEAVLLLHLEKEERVYLPLLEQHLSEQQQQQVLDGMHAAYEG from the coding sequence ATGAGCGCTGTCAGCCAGGCGATTCGCCATCATCATCGAGAGCTGGTCAACACGTTGACCTCGCAGGTGGCGGCCATCGCAGAGGGCCGGCCCGAGGCCGACCCCACGGCCTTCGCCGCTTTCCTGAAGCATGAGTTACTCCCCCACGCGGTAGGAGAGGAGCGGCATTTATACCCGGCCGTGGACCCGTTGGTCAAAGCCCACGGCAAGGCCACGGCCACTATGAGCGTAGACCACGAGTTCATCGAGAACTACATCCACCAGATCGGTGAAGCCGCGGAGGCCTGGCGCGATGCCGACGAAAGCCGACGCGGCGAGGTGGAAGGCCGCCTTCGCCGTCTGGCGCTGCAATTGGAGGCGGTGCTGCTGCTGCACCTGGAAAAGGAAGAGCGGGTATACTTGCCGTTGCTCGAGCAGCACCTCTCAGAGCAGCAACAACAGCAGGTGCTGGATGGCATGCATGCCGCCTACGAGGGATAG
- a CDS encoding hemerythrin domain-containing protein has product MKIIEALLGEHGALYAQLEHLERAVLTAEMLAQIQSQMALLSAALDTHARLEDRLLFTALDPYLGPMGPLTVMRMEHDQIENLFSRISQASSLSEAQGLVLQLIHIARDHFAKEEQVLFPMAVQILSQETLLELGVRWSEQRQVVILATV; this is encoded by the coding sequence ATGAAGATCATAGAGGCGCTATTGGGAGAGCATGGAGCTCTTTACGCCCAGTTGGAACACTTGGAACGCGCGGTGCTAACAGCGGAGATGCTGGCTCAGATTCAAAGCCAGATGGCGCTGCTGAGCGCAGCGCTCGACACGCATGCCCGTCTAGAAGATCGGCTGCTCTTCACCGCGTTGGATCCATACCTGGGTCCGATGGGGCCGTTGACGGTGATGCGTATGGAACACGATCAAATCGAGAACCTCTTCAGCCGCATTTCGCAAGCCTCCAGCCTATCCGAAGCCCAGGGCTTGGTGCTTCAGCTCATTCACATCGCCCGGGACCACTTCGCCAAAGAGGAACAAGTGCTCTTCCCTATGGCGGTCCAGATCTTGAGCCAGGAGACCTTGCTAGAGCTGGGCGTCCGTTGGAGCGAACAACGGCAGGTGGTCATTTTAGCAACAGTATAG
- a CDS encoding DUF488 domain-containing protein — protein sequence MIRVQRVYDPPGLDDGVRVLVERLWPRGIRREALKLDRWLKEVAPSDGLRRWFAHDPTRWEEFQRRYFAELEDNPEAWKPLMEIARRGNLTLLYSARDVEHNSAVALKRYLEARLSEG from the coding sequence ATGATCCGGGTTCAGCGCGTGTACGATCCACCGGGGCTCGATGACGGCGTTCGCGTCTTGGTGGAACGCCTGTGGCCCCGAGGCATAAGGCGAGAGGCCTTAAAACTCGATCGCTGGCTGAAGGAGGTGGCCCCGAGCGATGGCCTGCGCCGCTGGTTCGCGCATGACCCAACCAGATGGGAGGAGTTTCAACGCCGGTATTTTGCCGAGCTAGAAGACAATCCAGAAGCCTGGAAACCGTTAATGGAGATCGCTCGCCGAGGCAACCTGACGTTGCTCTACAGCGCCCGCGACGTTGAACACAACAGCGCCGTGGCGCTCAAACGGTACCTGGAAGCCAGGCTGAGCGAGGGATAA
- a CDS encoding nitrous oxide reductase accessory protein NosL, which yields MRGQVLVGLVIIGFLILGCQPPVSLDKAPDIRYGEDVCDKCRMIINEARFAAAYVTRQGEVRRFDDIGDMVQYHQEHAEEVAVFWVHDFETEEWLRADQAFFVSSADIHTPMGHGIVALGEKDRADRLAASSQGRVLTWSELLTQPITSQNTPQPTHSHE from the coding sequence ATGAGAGGACAGGTGTTGGTAGGACTGGTGATCATCGGGTTTCTGATATTAGGCTGCCAGCCTCCTGTTTCACTTGACAAAGCGCCTGATATCCGATATGGTGAAGATGTTTGTGATAAATGTCGCATGATCATCAACGAAGCTCGCTTTGCCGCCGCTTATGTCACCCGGCAGGGCGAAGTGCGTCGCTTCGACGACATCGGCGACATGGTGCAGTATCACCAGGAGCATGCCGAGGAGGTGGCAGTCTTCTGGGTGCACGATTTTGAGACGGAGGAGTGGCTGCGAGCGGACCAGGCCTTTTTCGTGTCGAGCGCGGATATCCACACCCCGATGGGCCACGGGATCGTTGCCCTGGGCGAGAAAGACCGTGCCGACCGATTGGCGGCTTCGTCACAAGGGAGAGTCCTGACCTGGTCAGAGCTGCTGACACAGCCCATAACCAGCCAGAACACGCCGCAGCCTACGCACTCACACGAGTGA
- a CDS encoding DUF4149 domain-containing protein: MRGLYLFSVWLHILSMAIWLGGMIFLALILVPVTRRPEHRGQAASLIHWVGVRFRWVGWICLILLIVSGILNVGARGFTWADLWSGRLWQGPFGRALGIKLLLVAVILLLSAVHDFLIGPRATALWQANPGSPRALQLRRQATWIGRINLLLALVVVAFGVILVRGWP, encoded by the coding sequence ATGCGCGGGCTGTACCTGTTCTCGGTCTGGTTGCACATCCTGTCCATGGCTATCTGGCTCGGGGGGATGATCTTTTTGGCCTTGATCCTGGTGCCGGTCACGCGGCGGCCAGAGCACCGGGGACAGGCGGCGTCGCTTATCCACTGGGTGGGGGTGCGCTTTCGATGGGTGGGCTGGATCTGCCTGATCCTGCTCATCGTCAGCGGCATCCTGAACGTAGGGGCTCGCGGGTTCACCTGGGCGGATCTGTGGAGTGGCCGGCTGTGGCAGGGGCCGTTTGGCCGCGCCCTAGGCATCAAACTTTTGCTGGTGGCAGTGATCCTGCTGCTCAGCGCCGTGCACGACTTCCTCATCGGCCCGCGCGCGACAGCGCTGTGGCAAGCCAATCCGGGATCGCCTCGAGCGCTTCAACTACGGCGTCAGGCCACCTGGATTGGGCGGATCAACCTGCTGCTGGCGCTCGTCGTCGTCGCGTTCGGCGTGATCCTGGTGAGGGGCTGGCCATAA
- a CDS encoding cytochrome c, whose translation MIRKLMWVLTITFIVALVATGCGGRKATPTPAPAPAGASSEMIAQGKQWYEQSCSSCHGPDAKGLPHLGKDMTTSEFIKGQTDEELLEFIKKGRPASDPANTTGVDMPPKGGNPALTDDQIRAIIAYIRSLQK comes from the coding sequence GTGATTCGTAAACTGATGTGGGTGTTGACCATCACGTTTATTGTCGCGTTGGTAGCAACTGGCTGTGGCGGCAGGAAGGCGACTCCGACACCGGCACCGGCACCAGCCGGCGCCTCGTCCGAGATGATAGCGCAGGGCAAGCAATGGTATGAACAGAGTTGCTCGTCCTGCCATGGCCCCGATGCGAAGGGATTGCCCCATCTGGGCAAAGACATGACCACCAGCGAGTTCATTAAGGGCCAAACAGACGAGGAGTTGCTGGAGTTCATCAAAAAAGGACGTCCCGCCAGCGATCCGGCCAACACCACCGGCGTGGACATGCCGCCGAAGGGTGGCAATCCGGCCCTGACCGACGATCAGATCCGGGCGATCATCGCCTATATCCGGTCGCTGCAAAAGTAA